In Pseudomonas sp. FP1742, the DNA window GCAGGTCTTGCATCAACCATTTATTGGCCGCCGCCGGTACACCATTTATCGAGTTAAGCGCCGCCATGACGGCTCCCGCGCCACCCTCGATCGCCGAACGATAAGGTGGCAGGTAGTCCTGGTACATTCGGGCCAGGCCCATGTCGACGCTGTTGTAGTCGCGCCCTCCTTCGACAGCGCCATACAACGCAAAGTGTTTGGCGCTGGACATGATGCTGTCGGGTGCGTTCAAGCTTTGGCCCTGGTAGGCCTGGACCATCACCCTGGCAATGCGTGAAACCAGATAGGTGTCTTCACCGAAGCCTTCGGATGTGCGCCCCCAGCGAGGATCACGGGCGACATCGATCATCGGTGCGAAGGTCAAATCGATGCCGTCCGCACTGGCTTCTTTCGCCGCTGTTCGACCGCTCAACTCGATGGCGTCCATATCCCAACTGGAGGCCAGGGCCAGGCCGATAGGGAAAATGGTTCGATGACCGTGGATCACGTCCCAACCGAAAAACATCGGTATTTTCAGGCGACTCTGCTGAGCGGCGTCCTGCATGGGGCGGTTTACGTAACGGCTTACCGAGCCATACGTTCCGCCGATTCGCCCGGCGGCGATCTCCAGGCGGATTCTTTCGGGCGTCATCTTGTCATCGATAGCGATCAGCCGCAGTTGGCCGACTTTTTCATCGAGGGTCATCTGATTGATGAGGTTGGTGACAAAGGCATCTTTGTTTGGCGATACCGTATCGGCCATGACGGGCAGACTTGTAAAACCGATCAGGGCACAAAGCAGACGTAGTCTTTTCATGATTCCCTTCCCCGCGCAACGCTGTGGCGCACTGCCTTTGAAACGCCACCTTTCCTTGTATTGAAAATCAGAAAGCTGATGTTCAATCAGTGCTGCTGGCGGGTATGAAAACCTGTTGAGCTTTCAGCCCCGCCTGAAAATAGCGTAGCCGGTCCGACGCTCCTGCCTGAGAAGAAAAAGGAATCGATCAAAAAAATGAGTTTGATCCGGGAATAAAACAACTGTACAAAAACACAGTAATTTATCGAATCGCCACTCTCGAGCCCCGGAGAAAACCATGGCCTCTCTTGCAATGAAAATCACCCTGGAACGCATCGCCCTCTTCCAGTTCACCCCCGCCCACTGCGCCCAGGCCCGAGCGATGCTGGGCTGGAGTGTGGAAGAGTTGTCCGAGGAATCCGGGGTTTCCGTCGACGCCATCCAGCGTTTCGAGGCCCAGCGAGATGTGCTGGATGTCACCCGGCTGGCGTTGGCGTATCGGTTTGAATCGCAAGGCCTGGTGTTCTTCCCGGGGTTTGCACCGGGCCGGGGAATGAATGTGAAAGGGTCGACGCCTAATCCCGTGGGACGGGCGGATTACGCGATGGTTGAGTGAGGCTTCGGCAGATGAATGAAATCGATGGAAGCAATAAGGCGCTGAGCTATCCCGATGTGGGTGAAATGCGGGCCAAAGCCGAATATGTCATGAAGATAGGCATGCTCCTCGAGTCCGGTCGGATGAGTAAGCCTGAGGCCGCGCAAAAGCTCGGACTGTCTGGGGAGGAACTGAGTGAAATTCTCCATGGAAAATTTCGCGATTTGACCGTCGCAAAGATTTCCGAATATCTGGATCTGCTGGTGGGCGAACGCAAATAGCTCAATTGCGCATGCCAGGCCGCTACCATGGCAGCGGCCCGGCAGCACACGATCAAGCGTTCTGAGGCGCCACCTGATCGCTTGTATCCTCCAGCAGCCACCATGCGCCACCACGCTGCGGATACATCACATTGAACGCCTCGCCCATCTGCGGTGTGGTGATCGACACGTTCCGTTCCCAGGCCAACGCCATAATACGGTCGAAGGGTTCGTACCAGACGTGCATCGACAGGTCGAAGGTGCCGTTGTGGATCGGTAGCAACCAGCGTCCCTTAAGGTCTATGTGCGCTTGCAGGGTTTGCTCGGGCTGCATGTGCACGTGAGGCCACTCGACGTTATAGGCGCCGGTTTCCATGAGCGTGAGGTCGAACGGGCCATACTGCTCGCCGATGCGTTTGAAGCCGTCGAAGTAGCCGCTGTCGCCACTGAAGAAGATTCGCGTGTCGCCGTCGATCATCACCCACGACGCCCATAGGGTGCTGTTGCCATCGAACAGGCCACGCCCGGAAAAGTGCTGCGAAGGTGTAGCGACGAATTGAAGGCCATCGACCTCGGTGCCCTGCCACCAATCCAGCTGTCGCACCTTGCTGGCATCGACGCCCCACTTGATCAGGGTGTCGCCCACGCCCAGCGGTGTGAGGAAGTAGCGGGTCTTGTCCGCCAGTTTGAGAACGGCCTGATAATCGAGGTGGTCGTAGTGATCGTGGGACAGGATCACCGCTTCGATCGGCGGCAGGTCTTCGAGGTTGATGGGCGGCTGATGGAAACGCTTGGGGCCGGCCCATTGCACCGGTGAGGCACGTTCGGCGAAAACCGGATCGGTGATCCAGAATTTGTCCCGCAATTTCAGCAGGACCGTGGAATGACCGAGGCGGTAGACGCTGTGGTTGGGCGCCGCAATCAACGCCGCCTGGGTCAGGGATTGCACCGGGACAGGGGCCGATGGCCGGGTGTCTCGCGGTTTGTGGAAAATGAAATTCCACAGGATGCGCAACGTTTTGCGAATGCCTTCGCGCTGCACTGGCGTGTGGTTTTGGTACTGCCCTTGGGTCTGTCGAGACGCTTCAGGCATTGAGGCGTTATCTGCTGGAGAAGTGGAAGTGGTCATGACCGAAAGACTCCAGAAAAACCGCGCAATTGACGATTTTCCGCTTAGGACGATTAATGGCCAAGGCACGCACGCATCAGCCGGAGATTCTATTTTTCACGGTGCAGGATTAACAAAACATTACACTGCACAGTGTAGTTTCTAGGTTGCATCAAAGCCGATCACAAGTAAACTACTAAGTGTAGTTCTCCACTTCTCCCTGCCGAAGCGTACTTATGACAGCTCCACAGCGCCTCACCGACCGAAAACGCGAAGCCATCATTCAGGCGGCGATTGCCGAATTCCGTGCCAACGGTTTCGACATCACCAGCATGGACAAGATTGCCGCCACCGCCGGTGTGTCGAAGCGCACGGTGTACAACCACTTCCCGAGCAAGGAAGAGTTGTTCGCCGAAATCCTCAATCAGTTATGGACCCGGGTAACGGCCGAGCAGGAAACGGCCTACCGCCATGACCTGCCCCTGCGCGATCAGCTGCGCCTGATGTTGCAGGCGAAATTGCAGATGCTGGCCGATGACAATTTTCTCGACCTGGCGCGGGTGGCGATCGCCGCCACCATCCACTCTCCCGAGCGTGCGCAGAACATGGTTGCCCGAATGGGTGAGCGTGAAGAAAGTTTGACCGTGTGGATTCGCGCCGCCCAGGCTGATGGCCGCTTGAAACAGGTCGCGCCTGAGTTCGCCGCGCAGCAGATCCATGGATTGCTCAAGTCCTTTGCGTTCTGGCCGCAGATCTCCATGGGCCAATCGGGCCTGTCGCCCGACATGCAGCACACCGTGGTGGAGTCGGCGCTGGACATGTTCCTGGCGTGTTATGCGTGCTGAATCAAGCTGCAAAAAATGACAATGTCCGCCGTTTTATCGCTGATCGGTCGCTCTGAATTAAGAACCCGGTAATGTGTTTCTGAATGAGACTGACGCTGGAGCTATAGTGAGTTCTCAGTTCCAGCACCATACAGAGAGCATCATGAGCACTCCGACCCGCGAAACCGAAACCGAAATCACCGGCCCCGTCGATCACCTGCGCTTCCATCGCCCTCACGCTCACCTGGCACCCACTTTCGGTACCGACCGTTTTGCCCTGCGCGCCGAAGCTTTTGCGCGGTTCTTCGGCACACCGACCTTTCTCGGCGCCCAGACCCTGATTGTGGTGATCTGGATGTACCTGAACCTGGCCGGCATAACCCACTTCGATGCGTACCCATTCATCCTGCTCAACCTGGCGTTCAGCCTCCAAGCGGCCTATGCCGCGCCGCTGATTCTGCTGGCCCAGACGCGTCAGGCCGCGCGGGACAAAGCCCAGTCGGACGCCGATGCGCAACACCGCGAAGCCTTGGCCATCGCCAACATTGAACGTCAGGCCCACGCTGCGCGAACCACCGCGCAATTGATGGAACTGCTGGAGCAAAACACCCGGCTCACCGAAATCACCAAATCCCTGAGCGAGCGCATTGAAAGCCTGACGTCGGAAATGCATCAACATTTCATCGGCAAGGAGCCACCGAAGGTTTGATCCGGAGCGCCCGCCCCAACTCGTCGAACAATGTCACCACCGAGCGCAGCGCACGGCAGTCCGGTCGGGTCAGCAGCCACAGTGCGGTGTCATAACCGTGCAAGGGCTCGGTCAACGGTTGCAGACCGTCACCGATCAAAAAGTCCGGCAACGCCGCGACACCCAGACCGGCCCGTACCAACTCGGTCACCGACAACATGCTGTTGCAGCGATAACCGGGTGTTACGCCGGGCAACTGCTGACGCCGCCAGGCGACGGTGGGGTGATCAGGCAGAAAATCGTCCGGGGCGATCCAGGTCAATGAGGCCAGGTCGTGGGAGTCGACCGATTGCAGATAGGCGGAACTGGCACAGACCCGATAGGAAATGTCGGCCAATTGCCGTCCAACCAGATGCTCGGGCGGGGTGCGGGTCAGCCGCAAGGCGATGTCGGCATCGCGGCGGCTGAGGTTGGCGAAGTCGTTGGAGGTGCAGAGCTCAATGGTCAGCGCCGGGTAAGACGGCATGAATTGCGCCAGCGCCGGCAGCAGCAGGCTTTGCAGGACCGAATCGGTGCAGGTCAGGCGCACAGTGCCGCTGATGATTTCACCGCCCTGCTCCACGCCAATGCGCGCCGCTTCCAGCGCTTGTTCGGCCCGCTCAGCCTGCTCGGCCAGCGTCTGAGCCAACGTGGTAGGCAGGTAACCGGCACGGCTCTTTTCGAACAGTTGCTGGCCCAGCGCGGCTTCGAGTCGACGGACCGCGCGAAACACTGTCGAAACGTCGACCTTCAACAACGCCGAAGCCCGGGCCAGAGAGCCGCCGCGCACCAAAGCGAGGATCAACGACAGATCCGGGTAGTCCAGCCGATAGTGCGCCGATGCATTGATCACTTGGGATAACGCCAATATTGATTGCGTGAACGCCAATCTATAGTGGGCGCCAGGAATCAACAAGTGTCGAGGTCATCCATGGAAACCAGCGCCATCCGCATCGCCCTGATCGGCGATTACGACCCACAGGTCACCGCCCACCAAGCCATCCCCGTCGCCCTCGGCATGGCCGCCGAACACTCAGGCCAGAACCTGCAGTTTCAATGGCTGCCCACCGATCGCATCACCACCGATACGCCGCTGGATGACTTCGATGGTTTCTGGTGCGTGCCCGCCAGCCCATATCGCGATATGGATGGCGCGTTACGGGCGATCCGTTTTGCCCGGGAACAACAGCGACCGTTCCTCGGCACCTGTGGCGGTTTTCAGCACGCGGTGCTGGAGTTCGCCCGCAATGTTCTGGGCTGGAAAGATGCCGAGCACGGCGAAACATCGCCCGACGCGACGCGGGCGCTGCTC includes these proteins:
- a CDS encoding DUF1003 domain-containing protein, which produces MSTPTRETETEITGPVDHLRFHRPHAHLAPTFGTDRFALRAEAFARFFGTPTFLGAQTLIVVIWMYLNLAGITHFDAYPFILLNLAFSLQAAYAAPLILLAQTRQAARDKAQSDADAQHREALAIANIERQAHAARTTAQLMELLEQNTRLTEITKSLSERIESLTSEMHQHFIGKEPPKV
- a CDS encoding XRE family transcriptional regulator — encoded protein: MNEIDGSNKALSYPDVGEMRAKAEYVMKIGMLLESGRMSKPEAAQKLGLSGEELSEILHGKFRDLTVAKISEYLDLLVGERK
- a CDS encoding CTP synthase; this translates as METSAIRIALIGDYDPQVTAHQAIPVALGMAAEHSGQNLQFQWLPTDRITTDTPLDDFDGFWCVPASPYRDMDGALRAIRFAREQQRPFLGTCGGFQHAVLEFARNVLGWKDAEHGETSPDATRALLTPLTCALVEAVDSIHLVEGSLVAKAYENAEIREGYHCRYGVNPEFERQLLTRQLHAVGHDSAGDLRAVELKDHPFFVATLFQPERAALKGLLPPLVKALVEACARQKS
- a CDS encoding LysR family transcriptional regulator; translation: MLIPGAHYRLAFTQSILALSQVINASAHYRLDYPDLSLILALVRGGSLARASALLKVDVSTVFRAVRRLEAALGQQLFEKSRAGYLPTTLAQTLAEQAERAEQALEAARIGVEQGGEIISGTVRLTCTDSVLQSLLLPALAQFMPSYPALTIELCTSNDFANLSRRDADIALRLTRTPPEHLVGRQLADISYRVCASSAYLQSVDSHDLASLTWIAPDDFLPDHPTVAWRRQQLPGVTPGYRCNSMLSVTELVRAGLGVAALPDFLIGDGLQPLTEPLHGYDTALWLLTRPDCRALRSVVTLFDELGRALRIKPSVAPCR
- a CDS encoding MBL fold metallo-hydrolase; amino-acid sequence: MTTSTSPADNASMPEASRQTQGQYQNHTPVQREGIRKTLRILWNFIFHKPRDTRPSAPVPVQSLTQAALIAAPNHSVYRLGHSTVLLKLRDKFWITDPVFAERASPVQWAGPKRFHQPPINLEDLPPIEAVILSHDHYDHLDYQAVLKLADKTRYFLTPLGVGDTLIKWGVDASKVRQLDWWQGTEVDGLQFVATPSQHFSGRGLFDGNSTLWASWVMIDGDTRIFFSGDSGYFDGFKRIGEQYGPFDLTLMETGAYNVEWPHVHMQPEQTLQAHIDLKGRWLLPIHNGTFDLSMHVWYEPFDRIMALAWERNVSITTPQMGEAFNVMYPQRGGAWWLLEDTSDQVAPQNA
- a CDS encoding helix-turn-helix transcriptional regulator gives rise to the protein MASLAMKITLERIALFQFTPAHCAQARAMLGWSVEELSEESGVSVDAIQRFEAQRDVLDVTRLALAYRFESQGLVFFPGFAPGRGMNVKGSTPNPVGRADYAMVE
- a CDS encoding TetR/AcrR family transcriptional regulator — its product is MTAPQRLTDRKREAIIQAAIAEFRANGFDITSMDKIAATAGVSKRTVYNHFPSKEELFAEILNQLWTRVTAEQETAYRHDLPLRDQLRLMLQAKLQMLADDNFLDLARVAIAATIHSPERAQNMVARMGEREESLTVWIRAAQADGRLKQVAPEFAAQQIHGLLKSFAFWPQISMGQSGLSPDMQHTVVESALDMFLACYAC